Proteins from a single region of Rhinatrema bivittatum chromosome 13, aRhiBiv1.1, whole genome shotgun sequence:
- the LOC115075199 gene encoding uncharacterized protein LOC115075199 has product MASGGIEPMVWLSYFDFIPIIGSVKNSVEAIMCALKGDHKLAEDKSFLGFEGDKANLTSLGTGTLLDHLVVNGAIKTLAIIAGQVALKGGDSKVAIKAAGNATLKEAASGIKKTLGEDMVRNLGEKAAEAALKAADEPFFAAVKEAGKEVTKYASGKSTKNIGPNKQSVQKLVDEKMGFLNLFGTIDASSLEDDKSRSGRGEHVFNNDILKLFRKMIDNLIEMQYGQLTYTFERLVQEGLITRNLKIYQAYYHPLPEQYKRAIETEMVVHLPENAFYINANGMIYGKYIGYLKAMVMFYLERQFQRLVLLINRSDDVTYIQNYRRSICYMVQLINSREIYVDNVAKWYWVGGDAKKEARFQDVKSQIAQMFGRLVADDRNEISCWMTELLECTGHLFHQQNQH; this is encoded by the coding sequence ATGGCTTCTGGAGGAATAGAGCCCATGGTCTGGTTATCTTATTTTGATTTTATCCCCATTATTGGATCAGTAAAGAACTCTGTGGAAGCCATAATGTGTGCTCTGAAGGGAGACCACAAACTAGCAGAAGACAAATCCTTTCTTGGCTTTGAAGGAGACAAAGCCAACTTGACATCACTAGGAACTGGGACTTTGCTAGACCATCTTGTTGTCAATGGAGCCATCAAAACTTTGGCCATAATTGCTGGTCAAGTAGCTTTGAAAGGAGGTGATTCTAAAGTTGCCATCAAAGCAGCAGGAAATGCTACTCTGAAGGAAGCTGCTTCAGGCATTAAAAAGACCCTGGGGGAAGACAtggtgagaaacctgggtgaaaAAGCTGCCGAGGCTGCACTGAAAGCAGCAGATGAGCCATTTTTTGCTGCTGTGAAGGAAGCAGGAAAAGAAGTTACAAAATATGCATCaggaaaaagcacaaaaaatatTGGTCCCAACAAACAATCAGTACAgaagttggttgatgagaagatgGGATTCCTGAATCTTTTTGGCACGATTGATGCGTCATCACTAGAAGATGACAAGTCAAGATCCGGGCGAGGTGAACATGTCTTCAATAATGATATTCTAAAGTTATTCAGGAAGATGATTGATAATTTAATTGAGATGCAGTATGGACAATTGACGTATACCTTTGAGCGTCTGGTCCAAGAAGGGTTAATTACCAGAAACCTTAAAATCTATCAAGCTTATTATCACCCTCTTCCAGAACAGTATAAAAGGGCTATTGAGACTGAAATGGTAGTTCACTTACCTGAAAATGCGTTCTATATCAATGCCAACGGTATGATCTATGGAAAGTATATAGGATACCTAAAGGCTATGGTAATGTTCTACCTAGAACGGCAGTTCCAACGTCTTGTGCTTCTAATTAATAGAAGCGATGATGTTACATACATACAGAATTACAGACGTAGTATCTGTTATATGGTTCAGTTGATAAATTCCCGTGAGATTTATGTTGATAATGTCGCTAAGTGGTACTGGGTAGGAGGTGATGCTAAAAAAGAAGCTCGTTTCCAAGATGTGAAATCCCAAATTGCCCAGATGTTTGGGCGTTTAGTGGCTGATGACAGAAATGAAATTAGTTGCTGGATGACTGAACTTCTGGAATGTACTGGTCATTTATTTCACCAGCAAAACCAGCACTAG